The Marivirga salinae DNA window CAGAAAGAAAAAGCCTTGTAGCGGAAATGCTAGATAAATTCGGGATAGTGGCTAAAAAGGATTTGTTTCCAGCTCAGCTTTCCGGTGGGCAACAGCAATTAGTTGGGGTAGCCAGAGCTATTATTGGGAAACCTTCTATTTTATTGGCAGATGAACCTACAGGAAATCTTCATTCAACCCAATCAAAAGAAATCATGGAGCTTTTTCAGGAGCTCAACCGACAAGGAACCACCATCATTCAAGTGACCCATTCAGAAGAAAACGCACAATATGGTTCAAGAATAATTGAATTAGAAGATGGAGCCATACTTAAAGATATTTCGCTTAAAAATGAATTACATGTTTCATAAAAATATACTATTTGCCTTTCTGTTTTCCCTTTTATCTTATTCTGGTTTCTCCCAAAATCAGCAAGAAAAAGTAATAAGCTTACAAGAGGCAATTGCCATAGGATTAGATAGAAATGTCAGCCTAAGACAAGCAGAAAATCAATTGATGAGTTTGTCAATGGATCAAACCCAAGCTAAAATGGCCTATTTGCCTAATGTTTCCTTAAATGTGAGGGCAACTAGGCAAGTTGGACAGCAATTTCAATTGGTGGAAGATGGTTTTGAAATCAGTAATGTGCAAGCCGACAGATTATCAGGAGGACTTTCTGCAAGTTTATCCGTATTTGAGGGGTTTAATAGACAGAATCAAATGCGTATTTCTAATTTGGAATTTAAAGCTCAGTCAGAAGGAATAGAAAGAGAAAGACAGAATGTTATTTTCTTGGTTGCACAGCAATATCTTCAAATATTGTTGGACCAGCAGTTATTGGAAATAGCCAAAAAGAATGTTGAAAACCAAAAGAATCAGTTAGATCGAATTGAAGGATTTGCCAATACAGGCTTAAGACCACAAGCTGATTTCTTCACACAAAATGCAGCTGTAAAACAACTGGAATTGGAGCTTATAGAGGCGGAGAATACACTCTTGCTGGATAAGGCTCAACTCACTCAGATTTTACAGCTTAATCCGTTGGAAATGTATAAAGTCTCTTCAGATGAATTGATGGAATTACCTCAAAATCAGAAATTGGAATTGGCAGAATTATTTAATCTGGCGATAGAAAATAGAGCTGACTTAAAACAACTGAGATTTAGAACTCAATCAGCTGATCAAAATATAGAAAGTTTAAAGTCTGGTTATTTACCAAGTCTTAGGGCATTTTATGAATACGGAACTCAATATAGCTCACTTAACACCTTGAATTATAAAGAGCAATTATTGGATTTATACCCCACAAATGTAGTTGGATTGAATTTAAGCATTCCTCTTTTTAATAATTACATTAACAAAGCAAATGTGGCAAGAGCAAAGGTGCAATTATATAATACCGAACTTGATTATGAAAATACTGAACGCTTGATTTTTCAAGATGTGCAAAATGCATATCTGAATTATAATGCTGCTATTAAACGTTTTGAAGTGAGCAATTCTGCCTTTGAAGCAGCAGAGGAAGCCTATAAAGTACAAGAAGAACGCTATAATGCCGGTATTGCCAACTTGGCGGATTTGTCTTTAGCTAATCAGGAATTTGTAACAGCTTCAGCTAATAAGGAACAAGCCCGATTTACCCTTATTTTTCAAGAAATGATAGTGGAATATCAGGTGGGGACTTTGGAATTTAAGTAAAGGATTTTATAATTGTATTTTATAGTGATTAGTTCTTTTGAGAAGATCCTTAATTGTTCTCAACAATCTCTTTGTACAATTGATTTATTTCAGATAAATTCGGTTCTTGTTTCATCCACTTAATCCGCTCGTCCTGTGTTTCCATCCATCTGTACAACCAACTTATTCCCCATTTTTTATAGTAGATATCTTCTTGGGCATAGATAGTGTCAGTTAAGGATTCTTCAAAACTGACAATTTCATAATTCTCCTTTTCTACTCGAGTGATTATTTCTCCTATATAGTCAGTATTGATAGCATTGTCATGGCAGAGGTAAATATGCTTTACTGGACGTTTGTAGATGCTATTTGCCATGGATTCATAAAAGGACAACAGCTCTAAGGTCTTTTCTACATATTGTTCACCTATTGCTGCGGCTTTGTCTATTTTTCCATTATTTAGATAATGTAGATATACATAATTAAACATCCAGTCAGAACTTTCTACCGTAAAGGGTGCAATTACATAATCCTTCGATTTTAAATATGCTCTAATTTCTACATGTTGGCTTGAATCTGCCCCCATATCATTGAATGGAAATCGGAAATATTTTACCTCTTTGTTGTAATTGGAAGCGTATTCTTTGGTTAGTTTTTCACCTTCTTCTATATCCTGAACGAATTTATCGTAACCAACTGCTGAATACCTGACGTGACTATAGGAATGGTTGCCAACTATAGAATTTTGGTTTTGAATCCACAATTCCAGCAACTCCTTATTCTCCTTCTTAAATTCATTATTGAAAATCTTAGCTTCATTTATGAAAATGGTAAAGGGGATTTTTAAGGAATCCAAGACATTCAATAGTGTTGGCTCGAAATTCTCTTTTTGATATTTTCTGGTATTAGGAACATCATCTATTGTTATAGAAATTGATTTCTTTTGTGAAAAAGCAGAAATATTCACAAAGAGACATAAACAAAGCAGAATTATATATTTGCTATTTTGGGCTTTCATTTTTTTAAATTTAAAATACTATTTAAAGTAGATATAATAAGTCAATATAATAGCTGCCATATTATAAATTCCATGAGCTATAATGGTAGCAGTGAGTCTTTTTGTTGAGATAAATAATAAAGTGTACATGATGGTAGGCACTAAAATATCAAACCAATCCAATGCACTCGATGGCATATGTCCTAACGAAAACAGCAAGATGGATAAAATTGCGGAAAACCATAAACCAGTTTTGGGGTTTTTAAAGGTATCTTTTAAAACATTGATGAAATAGCCTCTGTTGAAAAGTTCTTCGGTTATGCCACCACCAATTACGCCTAAAGCTATAAAGGAAAGTAATCCAACTAAACTGCCATCATACATAGTCAACATATGGCTAATATCTGCTCTGGATGCCCCGCCTGTGTTGGGAATAAGTATAACAAACTGAAGAATAGTCCATAAGGCACCGAAACCTAAACCCAGAAAGATATTCTTTTTTAAGATTTACAAACTTAAGCCCTATGTCACTAAAGTTTTTCTTCAAGATTTTGAGTGAAAAATAGAGCAGGGCGGTAACACCTATAAATTGAAAAAGGGCGATGAGTAATAAGTTTATTCCAATCTTACCCCCATTTATTTTTGTTACCCCAAAGAATACATCAGGGATAATGAAAAGGATATATCCTAAAAGAATGGTAGCAATAAAAACAATCAGCGTTTTAGATTTGCTTACGGTGCTTTTGTTGTGGTTTGTCATATTGAATATTCTTAAAGTTTCATGCTATGAGACGCTTAGAATTCTTGCCTTAGTTGTTGAATGATTTGTAAGTAAGTTTCCTCCATATAAATTCTAATGGCCCTTGTTTGTGGTATCTTAACCATAGCATGCTTAGTAAAATTTGAATGATCCAAATGATTACTACGAATCCCAAAAGTTCAAATCGAAATAATTGATTAAATAACCCAAATCCATATCCATAGAAAATCAACCCCAGGATAATACTTTGAAATATATAGTTGGATAAAGCCGTCCTCCCAATTTTTGAAAGCACTTTTATATTGATGTTTTTTAGAAATACTTGATAGATTCCATTAAATAATAAAACATAAGCAATCCCTAAAAGCTCTTTTGGAAAAGTGAAGAGAAGGGCTTTCCAAACTTGTAAAACAGGCTCATGGTCTTTGTAAGTCCAATAAAAATAGCGCAGATAATTAATCAGTAAACCAACTATTACTAAACTTATGGTGATGATCCAATAGTAGTTCCAGGATCTATAATCAGAAAAAATCCCCGTCCTGTATAACAACATCCCGATTGACATTACGATAAGTGTTGAAAGGATGAGAGATTGATGGTAAAATGCTCCTTTATGAACTTTTAATTTGGTATAGCTGCTTTTTACTCCCTCCCAATAGGTTGGTTTCGGATTTTCAATAACTTCTGTGGTATTGGATGATTTTATTGAGTAGCGTTTTTCCCATGAATTTATGCGTTTTGTTTCATCTTCTGTTCGTTGGTTTTCGGGCACTTTCAATGCTTTTTGATAACTCGCAAATGTATCTTTTCTATTTTCAATGTTTTCATATGATTTTATGAATAGGAGAGAGGAGAGAAAAGCTACTATCAGGATGAGATATTTCGATTGAACAGCCCTGAAGGGGAATAACAAAAAACCACAAATTGCATAATGATATAAAATATCCCCATCCCAGATCAAATAGGCATGCAAGACTCCAAAAACAAACAGCCATAAAAGTCTTCTGGCATATAAATCCAAGGCCTTTAAACCTTTAACTTTTTCTTGGATTCGTTCCATAAAAATGACAAAACCAACACCAAAAAGTAAGGCAAACATGGTGTAGAACTTTCCTTGT harbors:
- a CDS encoding ABC transporter ATP-binding protein; protein product: MITLTDLDKYISNKFQRQFILKGLNLQIEKGEFVTIMGPSGAGKSSLLNIIGLLDDHSAGGYHLFDEKIESLSEKRKSALHKEHFGFVFQAYHLIDELTVYENIETPLLYRGVKSSERKSLVAEMLDKFGIVAKKDLFPAQLSGGQQQLVGVARAIIGKPSILLADEPTGNLHSTQSKEIMELFQELNRQGTTIIQVTHSEENAQYGSRIIELEDGAILKDISLKNELHVS
- a CDS encoding TolC family protein, which codes for MFHKNILFAFLFSLLSYSGFSQNQQEKVISLQEAIAIGLDRNVSLRQAENQLMSLSMDQTQAKMAYLPNVSLNVRATRQVGQQFQLVEDGFEISNVQADRLSGGLSASLSVFEGFNRQNQMRISNLEFKAQSEGIERERQNVIFLVAQQYLQILLDQQLLEIAKKNVENQKNQLDRIEGFANTGLRPQADFFTQNAAVKQLELELIEAENTLLLDKAQLTQILQLNPLEMYKVSSDELMELPQNQKLELAELFNLAIENRADLKQLRFRTQSADQNIESLKSGYLPSLRAFYEYGTQYSSLNTLNYKEQLLDLYPTNVVGLNLSIPLFNNYINKANVARAKVQLYNTELDYENTERLIFQDVQNAYLNYNAAIKRFEVSNSAFEAAEEAYKVQEERYNAGIANLADLSLANQEFVTASANKEQARFTLIFQEMIVEYQVGTLEFK
- a CDS encoding polysaccharide deacetylase family protein; translated protein: MKAQNSKYIILLCLCLFVNISAFSQKKSISITIDDVPNTRKYQKENFEPTLLNVLDSLKIPFTIFINEAKIFNNEFKKENKELLELWIQNQNSIVGNHSYSHVRYSAVGYDKFVQDIEEGEKLTKEYASNYNKEVKYFRFPFNDMGADSSQHVEIRAYLKSKDYVIAPFTVESSDWMFNYVYLHYLNNGKIDKAAAIGEQYVEKTLELLSFYESMANSIYKRPVKHIYLCHDNAINTDYIGEIITRVEKENYEIVSFEESLTDTIYAQEDIYYKKWGISWLYRWMETQDERIKWMKQEPNLSEINQLYKEIVENN
- a CDS encoding CPBP family intramembrane glutamic endopeptidase produces the protein MLTMYDGSLVGLLSFIALGVIGGGITEELFNRGYFINVLKDTFKNPKTGLWFSAILSILLFSLGHMPSSALDWFDILVPTIMYTLLFISTKRLTATIIAHGIYNMAAIILTYYIYFK
- a CDS encoding DUF418 domain-containing protein, with the translated sequence MTQPTKINERIGSLDFLRGVAILGILFINIESFAYPNPWSSWQYGYDSSIDHNTRFWVYFLTQGKFYTMFALLFGVGFVIFMERIQEKVKGLKALDLYARRLLWLFVFGVLHAYLIWDGDILYHYAICGFLLFPFRAVQSKYLILIVAFLSSLLFIKSYENIENRKDTFASYQKALKVPENQRTEDETKRINSWEKRYSIKSSNTTEVIENPKPTYWEGVKSSYTKLKVHKGAFYHQSLILSTLIVMSIGMLLYRTGIFSDYRSWNYYWIITISLVIVGLLINYLRYFYWTYKDHEPVLQVWKALLFTFPKELLGIAYVLLFNGIYQVFLKNINIKVLSKIGRTALSNYIFQSIILGLIFYGYGFGLFNQLFRFELLGFVVIIWIIQILLSMLWLRYHKQGPLEFIWRKLTYKSFNN